The Microbacterium luteum genome includes a region encoding these proteins:
- a CDS encoding ABC-F family ATP-binding cassette domain-containing protein, translating to MAAPLVVGEALHLEYPTRVVFDSVTVGVEEGDRVGIVGRNGDGKSSLLGMLSGLIEPQAGRMTRRGGVRFGVLSQSDDLDPAATVGGSIVGDRPEHEWAGDAKVRDVIGGLVADLPWEARIGELSGGQRRRVALAALLIGEWDVIALDEPTNHLDVEGIAWLAGHLRNRWAKNSGGLLVVTHDRWFLDEVCTETWEVHDGTVEPFEGGYAAYVLQRVERDRINAATEAKRQNLMRKELAWLRRGAPARTSKPKFRIDAANQLIEDVPPVRNPIELQRLAVARLGKQVVDLEGAGVRYGDRDVLREVTWRLAPGERTGILGANGSGKSTLLGLIAGTVQPTSGRVKTGKTVRLGLLDQQFSQLADIGGDRVREVLARTQTTFQVDGKDLTPAQLLERLGFARAHLSTRVAELSGGQKRRLQLLLLLLNEPNLIALDEPANDVDADMLAAMEDLLDSWPGTLIVVSHDRYMLERITDQQYAILDGRLRHLPGGVDEYLRLRREQPTSPTSSPITPTTDDAEAGRSGLSGAERRTAQKEIASTERRLDKLHAEVKTLHQHMADHDQADYEGLQKLADRLRAVDDETTELEERWLELSDLID from the coding sequence GTGGCGGCGCCGTTGGTGGTGGGGGAAGCCCTGCACTTGGAGTATCCGACGCGAGTGGTGTTCGACTCGGTGACTGTCGGCGTCGAGGAAGGCGATCGTGTCGGGATCGTAGGCCGCAACGGTGACGGCAAGTCGAGCCTGCTGGGAATGCTCAGCGGCCTGATCGAGCCGCAGGCCGGCCGGATGACGCGGCGAGGCGGGGTGCGCTTCGGGGTGCTGTCGCAGTCTGACGACCTCGACCCCGCTGCGACGGTCGGCGGGTCGATCGTCGGCGACCGGCCGGAGCACGAGTGGGCCGGCGACGCGAAGGTCCGCGACGTGATCGGCGGGCTCGTCGCCGATCTGCCGTGGGAAGCGAGGATCGGCGAACTGAGCGGCGGGCAACGTCGCCGGGTCGCGCTGGCCGCGTTGCTGATCGGCGAGTGGGATGTCATCGCTCTCGATGAGCCGACGAACCATCTCGACGTCGAGGGCATCGCCTGGCTGGCCGGGCACCTGCGGAACCGCTGGGCCAAGAACTCGGGCGGCCTGCTGGTCGTGACGCACGACCGCTGGTTCCTCGATGAGGTCTGCACCGAGACCTGGGAGGTCCACGACGGGACCGTGGAGCCGTTCGAGGGCGGCTACGCCGCCTACGTGCTGCAACGGGTCGAACGGGACCGGATCAACGCCGCCACCGAGGCCAAACGCCAGAACCTGATGCGCAAGGAACTGGCATGGCTGCGCCGCGGAGCGCCGGCCCGCACGTCCAAGCCGAAGTTCCGCATCGACGCGGCCAACCAACTGATCGAGGACGTGCCGCCGGTTCGCAATCCGATCGAGCTGCAACGCCTCGCCGTCGCCCGCCTGGGCAAGCAGGTGGTCGATCTGGAAGGCGCGGGCGTCCGGTACGGTGACCGCGACGTGCTGCGCGAGGTGACGTGGCGGCTCGCCCCCGGTGAGCGGACCGGGATACTCGGAGCGAACGGGAGCGGCAAGTCAACGCTGCTGGGCTTGATCGCCGGAACCGTGCAGCCCACGTCGGGCCGGGTCAAGACGGGCAAGACGGTGCGGCTCGGGCTGCTCGACCAGCAGTTCTCCCAGCTCGCGGACATCGGCGGCGACCGGGTGCGCGAAGTGCTGGCCCGCACGCAGACGACCTTCCAGGTCGACGGCAAAGACCTCACACCGGCCCAACTGCTGGAACGCCTCGGCTTCGCCCGCGCACACCTCTCCACGAGGGTCGCCGAGCTGTCCGGCGGTCAGAAGCGGCGGCTACAACTCCTGCTCCTGCTGCTGAACGAACCTAACCTCATCGCTCTCGATGAACCTGCGAACGATGTTGACGCCGACATGCTGGCCGCGATGGAGGACCTGCTGGACTCGTGGCCGGGAACTCTGATCGTCGTCTCCCATGATCGCTACATGCTGGAACGGATCACCGACCAGCAGTACGCCATCCTCGACGGACGCTTGCGCCACCTGCCCGGCGGAGTGGACGAGTACCTGCGGCTGCGGCGCGAACAGCCGACATCGCCCACGAGTAGCCCGATCACTCCGACGACCGATGACGCGGAAGCAGGCAGGTCCGGGCTCTCCGGTGCCGAACGACGCACCGCGCAGAAGGAAATCGCCTCGACCGAACGCCGTCTCGACAAACTCCACGCCGAGGTGAAGACCCTGCACCAGCACATGGCCGACCACGACCAGGCCGACTACGAAGGGCTACAGAAGCTCGCAGACAGGCTACGCGCCGTCGACGACGAGACAACCGAACTCGAAGAACGCTGGCTGGAACTCTCCGACCTCATCGACTAG
- a CDS encoding sulfate permease — MLRTSMNLSERGYGLFRYAPTNLLLGAIRYRRRGLKWGIPAMLILGGGYYFATAICYTIIEQEGPGPLYLLVLLFGWNTLKFFWIGPVSLIVLLTVRAQERRQRRESRHAAVLPEDSAERLA, encoded by the coding sequence ATGCTCCGCACATCCATGAACCTGAGCGAACGAGGCTACGGGCTGTTCCGATACGCGCCCACGAACCTGCTGCTCGGTGCGATTCGCTACCGCCGTCGAGGCTTGAAGTGGGGCATCCCCGCCATGCTGATCCTGGGCGGGGGCTACTACTTCGCCACGGCGATCTGCTACACGATCATTGAGCAGGAAGGCCCCGGCCCGCTCTACCTGCTGGTCCTACTGTTCGGCTGGAATACCCTCAAGTTCTTCTGGATCGGGCCGGTCAGCCTCATCGTGCTTCTCACCGTCCGCGCACAGGAGCGACGTCAGCGACGGGAGTCCAGGCACGCCGCCGTGCTCCCCGAGGACTCCGCCGAGAGACTGGCCTAG